tataggtaaatcatagttgaattgttttaatcaacaataagacataatttacgataatgaacaggatgatggatggtaaaaaaatagtataacatttaagtaagaatacaacggcatgcaaatttttgaattttcaatactagccgtgcAAATACGCGGGCTATACACCTGGTTATATATATCTTAAATGAAAAAGATGGAGCTGTTAGCTGGCTTTTTTCCTGAGAGCGCGATGCTACCAAAATTTGGTGCttatattattattaggagGAATAATGATATCGATAGATCGAGTAGTACAACACGTGAGAGCGACCGAGAGAGCAACTGATGCTTCCATGCACCGTCTACGTATAGGAGTGCTTATGAAAGAGGCGGACGATGATTACACATGTTGGCGACTGATTCAGTAATACCTTGCTTACAAACACGCTGCAGAGATTTAAGGACGGAATTAAGTTTGCGACGTAGACCAATCTCCTAGCATTCAATCTGTTTGGCTGGTTGTGGCTAgtgactggtgctgatttgttatgagagaaaagtactgctggctggttgatgttagtggctggtgctggtgttgatttgatgtgaaaaaaaaatattattggctGGTCACAGTCGAAAGTCAGTCGAAAGTGGCTAGAAAAATGAGGCTGGCCCTGCTGCCAGCAAGTACTGATCACTCGCACGCAGCAGTATATGCTGAAGATGACAGTGTTGCGAAGTGGCCCCACGGCCGGTGCTGTGCGCTAGGCAAGGCAACTACTGCAAGCGCGAGTACGCAAAACCACCGTAAACACGAGCTGCATGCCCGGAGGAACCAAAAGGTTCGGTGGTCCAGAGATTTGCCTTTTACACAAAGCAAGCAGCACGCACAATTACTGCTCCAAGTACACACACGTCGTCGCCGATGGATCTGCGCCATCGCCGTGTCTCCTCCTGGCCGGGCATCTCGACGGTTCCgatcgacctcgccgccgtagAGTACTAGAGTGGCCGGACGGCCGGCTGGCGCCAGCGGACCAGTCCTCCACTCCGCGTATACGGAGAACTGGAGAAGACCGATCGGACAGTACCGGAATAACTAGGCGCGTACGGTACGTGCCAGAGCAGTACTTGGCTTTTGGCCCGACATGCGTCGCGGCCGGCAAGCTGGTCTTCGGCTCTACGGAAGCGCCCGGACGGCCGCGGCCGGTGGTGTCTCCGGCACGGAAAAAGCCAGCCTTTGCACCTGCCCTTTTCCCCGAACACGGGAGGGAAAGCATAACCATGTGACCCGTCCGATCCCTTCCCCGGTCGGGCGCCAGGAAATGGGCCTGCCGATCCCGGCGATCCCACGCCGTACGCAGAGCCCCCGGGCCCCGGACCGACCCGACCGCGGCATTTACCCGCGGCAACCGCCCGCGACTTGACTCCCCGCCGGTCGGCCCCCCGACACCGGAACCGGCGCGCGCGGACGAGATCCCGCCGCCGTGTGCTCCGCCACTCCTGccctgccgccggcgctgccgctTCACGGTCACGGACTCGCGGCTCTACCCCCACCCGCCGCCCGCGAGACCGCACCACCACCGTCCGCACGTGGTGGCGGGTAAGGGTAAGTCCCTGGCCGTAACCACAACTGGCGCTGGCGTCCGCCGAACCCCAGGCTGTAAAGATCTCCTCGCGCGCCGCGCGCAGCCAGCCGCCGCTCCACGCGCACACCGGCAGATGGGCCACGGCCAGAGCCAAAGCCACACCCGCTGCTCCCCACCGGCCCACCCCACTCCGCTCCACTAACCAACACCCAGTTTTTTCTCTAATTAATCGCGCCACGACCCAACCACCCCGCCCGCTTTCCTCCGATCGGCGCATttcaaaatcagccacgccaaagCGGGGAGGCAGTAACAGTAACAACGTGGGGTTAATCAATCAACCTCTGCCAGGCAGGGGGATTAGTGCGGGGTCGTTTGAATTGAAGCCGGGTCCGGGTATATAAACCGCCAGGCAAGCAACGGCGACCAGCCGGAAAAACAGTCGGGGCCGCCACCCCCCCGCCAACGTCTCGCTCCCGCCTCCCGAGCGCCCCCGCAACGGGACTATCAGAGCCGTCGCGCCATGGCGCCGTTCCAGATGCGGTTCGGGCTCCAGATCTCCCCGCCGCGctccgacgaggaggaggacgacgacgacggagaggaagaggacgaggaggaagagTATGGCCACGAGACGGAGAGCGAGGGGacggcctcgccgccgatgaCGATGCTGCGGGTGGGGCGGGGAGGGGGAGCGGGAGGAGGGCTGGTGGGTGCGGTGGTCGGGGCGCTGCGGAGGTCTCTGGTCATGTGCAGCGCCGGTGCCGTCGGGGGCGAGGaccacgacgacgaggaggatggCAGCGAGGGGGAGAGGGGGATCGAGATTGGGCGGCCCACGGACGTGCGCCACGTCTCCCACGTCACCTTCGACCGCTTCGGCGGCTTCCTCGGCCTCCCCGCCGACCTCGAGCCCGACGTGCCGCGGCGCACGCCCAGCGCCAGGTGAGCCCCGCCACTCGCTGCCTTGCCGTGTATTTCGTGAATGATTAAGCGTCGAGTACCTCTTCCATTCTCCTTTCGCTGTGGATTTGTTAACTGCTTCCGTGAAGGAATTGTTGTTTTTGTGAATTGAGCGCTGTTCAAACGTGCTGCGTGAAATATGTGCTCCATCTTCTTAGTGTGCCCAAATTCATTTATCGTACAGCACTGAACTTGACTGGAATTTCAAACACCACGAACGCTCCTAAGCAAGCTGATGGGAGTAAGctgtgtctttttttttcctgctgTGCTTCTAGTAATGATCCAGAGTGGTAATAATGCGATAATTTCAGGGTTTTGAATTAATTAGTAGTAGCTGGATAAGTTGATCTCGTGAATAGAGACGACAGACAGGTGGTACTTTTAAAGTACTACAAGTTGTTGTTTTCTGTTTCAGGAGGAAGTACAGTTGAGAATTTTGTtattttggattaattgctctgctctgctcagaTCAGACTCTGAAGATAAATGGGGGCTtacgaaataaaaaattaattataggAAATACTTATATGGCTAAGGGTCTCATTTATTAAGTGGCTTTTGTTGCCAAACTTAATTTTCCCATGTGCTTGAGCTTGAAGCAACAAGCCAACAAGGTTGTTCGAGTTGGTTGGCCTGCTCGGCAGCATGGCCGCATGGGCAAGCAAGCAACTAATAAGGAATCTTCCAACCTTTCTTCTATTTTGGAAGTAGGTCCATTTGTACTTGCATCACATATGCTCTCTGATGTTTTGGTCCTTCCATTTTGCCAATAACATTCACATAGAATATTTATGTTGTTGACACCAAATCAGGATTTTGCTCAGTTGACTTATTCTGTTGAGCTAGGGACTATGGACATTTCTCTTGGAGTTATTGCCCTCCTTTTCCTTAACTAATAGAGGCTGATGATGTGTGTGTTTAACTGTGACGTGGACTTGAAACTCTACATCATAACCTTAAGCATTGTGTCCCCGTTCATTATTTGTGCGGTTGTGCCAGTTTCTAACTTTTTTTCTTCGTCAAATTCTACATGCAGTGTTAGTGTATTTGGGGTTTCACCTACCTCTCTGCAATGTTCATATGATCAAAGAGGGAACAGTGTGCCCACAATACTGTTAATGATGCAGAGGAAGTTATATATACGTGATGGACTTAAGGTATAGCCAGCCtaactaataatttagaattCGAATGTCAGTATTCAAAACCTGTTTGAATGCTTACATGTGTCCACTTTTATCTTAGATTGAAGGTATCTTCAGGATTAATGCAGAAAACAGTGAGGAAGTCAATGTCAGGAACCAATTAAACAGTGGAGTGGTTCCAGATGAAGTTGACTTGCACTGCCTTGCTGGGTTGATAAAGGTATTGTTGACTCACCAATGTACCATTTATCTGCAGAGTGAGTTTTTTCTTTACCTTTCGAGATTGAGGAAGACCTGAAACTGACCATCAAACATGTAGAATGGCACCTTCAGTTTTATGAAATATAAAGCTGCTAGGACTTAGGAAGGTAAAAATGAAGTTGTTTCAAGGAAAAAAGCTGTATGATTGATGCAGATATATTTTATGGAAAATGAGTCGTTACTTGTCAGATATTCATGTTGCTTCCATATTTTCCTTTACCTCATTCCATGATCTCTGTGCTGCCTTCTTGTAGGCATGGTTTCGGGAACTTCCTGCAGGAGTATTGGACGCACTGACACCAGAACAAGTAATGCACTGCAACACGGAAGAGGACTGTGCTCTCCTTGCTTCGATGCTACCACCAGTGGAAGCAGCACTGCTTGATTGGGCTATCAATCTGATGGCCGATGTTGTAGAGCATGAAAGCCACAACAAGATGAATGCCCGAAACATTGCGATGGTTTTTGCACCCAATATGACTCAGGTTACCAGCAGTGCCTCTTACTTTATCTGCAGATCTCACAAAGTGCATGCACTAATCATTGGGTACTTCTCTTCCAGATGGCAGATCCGTTAACTGCCCTGATACATGCAGTTCAGGTGATGAATTTCCTCAAGACTTTAATCTTGAAGACTTTAAAGGAACGGAAGGAGGCGGCTGGAGCAGTTCAGGCATTGCAATCATGCTCTGGTTCCGCAAATGACCAAGATGAACCTCAGATGTCAGAGCATTTGGAGAAACCTTCAGTTCTTTCCAATCAGAAAGACTTTGATTTTCCCATGATTGATAAGGCCACTCCTGTTCAAGTCCTTGGAGCTGATAATGCTCTCCATCATTACTCAAAGAGCCGTTCCAGTGAGGCAAAGTTTGGAATTGACATGGACCACAAGAAAAGCCACAGTGATGTTTCCTCTTTTGGCAGAGATTTGAATAACCGAGTCAACGTTTCTGGAAGAGAATTTGGTAACAGAAATGCGGAAGGCTTATTCGACAGATTTAGTTTTAGGAAAGGGGTTGAGAAGCTTTGCAGGCATCCCGTGTTTCAATTGAGTAGGTCCATGAAGAAGTCTGCAGATGTGGTCTTTGATGCACCCAGAGAAGCAAGACAAGCCTGGGTATGATCCGATGACGATATTGTATGTACTATGTAGTTGGTAATGCCACTGTTTTCACCTTTGTGTGTAGCAATCAGCCATTCCCTAGTTTGTGTGAGTAGAACCGATTAGCGGTTAGCTTTTTAGGTGTTACAAAATTGAGGTTCTGGGTGTATATTATTGCCATTTACTTCTGACGAAAGTGTCTGGAGTAGCATCTGGCTTCTACCGAGTGAACTGTGAACTCAAGCTCCGTGGCTTCGTGCTGTATACCTGAAACGTTAGTGATCTCTTGATGGCCTCTTATAAACTAGCTGATATATATGCTGTAACATTATCAGTCAGTACAACTGTCAGTAAATTGTTGTGTAAATTTACGCCGCATATCCTCTTTTTGAGTATGCATGCATTCATCAAATAAACCCAAAAAAAATGATAGGAATGTCTAACTGCCTTCTCGGACTACTGAGACTGCAAGGTGCCACGTCAGTGCATCTGAACCGTTTTGATGCTTGTCTTCTCTTTGCTGAAGCAGTGCCAGTCATGCCAATGACCATGTCAAAATGTACATCAGCCTATGCAGGCTGTCACAGGCGACGTATGCACACACAAGAAGCGTGACAATGTCAGGTGCATGTGAATATATGCAACTTCAGAGCTGCCTCGCGAGTTTGCAACGCGTACAAACATAAGATGACTCTGCCCCGTGCCATCTACTGCTCCTCTGTCCTCATTGCCGCACTGCTGCTTCTTGTTCCTTCATCTGCAGTAGTGCCTCATGCTCTCTTCATCTTTGGAGACTCCCTTGTCGATGCAGGCAACAATGACTATCTTGTGACCCTTTCCAAGGCCAATGCGCCACCGTACGGAGTCGATTTCGCATTCTCTGGTGGTGAGCCAACCGGAAGGTTCACAAATGGGATGACCATTGCAGATATCATGGGTAATGTCAAGTGTGAGTTCATGTCTAACTGTGATTGCAAGTTGGATCTAATGTCGTCAGGTACTACGCTATCAGGTGAAGCCTTGGGGCAGAAATCTCTAGCCCCACCCTACTTGGCCCCAAATTCAAGTGCTGCAATGGCGAGCAGTGGGATCAACTATGGCTCTGGGTCTTCTGGCATATTTGACGATACTGGTTCTTTTTATGTACGCCAATTCATTAGTCTCATAgctgttatttatatttttttcaatgTTTATCTCTTATATATGAAACATCATTCTAGATTGGAAGGATTCCGCTACGACAGCAAATCGACTACTTTGAAAAGACCAAAGCGCAGATACTGAAGACCATGGGCGAGGAAGCTGCAACCGATTTCTTCAAGAAGGCGCTCTTCGTTATAGCAGCAGGATCCAATGATATTCTGGAGTACGTTTCACCTTCGGTACCGTTCTTTGGACGAGAGAAGCCTGATCCTTCATCCTTTCAGGATGCGTTGGTTTCCAACCTGACATTTTATCTGAAGGTTCTACGAACTTCTAACTCGCAGTTAAACGTATACTGCAGTTTCAGTCGATGCTCTTATTTCAAACTGATCTCTATTTTCTTTCTTCAATGAAGAGACTGAATGAACTGGGTGCTAGGAAGTTTGTCGTTTCCGATGTCGGGCCGCTCGGCTGTATACCGTACGTTCGTGCTCTGGAGTTCATGC
This sequence is a window from Panicum virgatum strain AP13 chromosome 7K, P.virgatum_v5, whole genome shotgun sequence. Protein-coding genes within it:
- the LOC120641522 gene encoding rho GTPase-activating protein 5-like; translated protein: MAPFQMRFGLQISPPRSDEEEDDDDGEEEDEEEEYGHETESEGTASPPMTMLRVGRGGGAGGGLVGAVVGALRRSLVMCSAGAVGGEDHDDEEDGSEGERGIEIGRPTDVRHVSHVTFDRFGGFLGLPADLEPDVPRRTPSASVSVFGVSPTSLQCSYDQRGNSVPTILLMMQRKLYIRDGLKIEGIFRINAENSEEVNVRNQLNSGVVPDEVDLHCLAGLIKAWFRELPAGVLDALTPEQVMHCNTEEDCALLASMLPPVEAALLDWAINLMADVVEHESHNKMNARNIAMVFAPNMTQMADPLTALIHAVQVMNFLKTLILKTLKERKEAAGAVQALQSCSGSANDQDEPQMSEHLEKPSVLSNQKDFDFPMIDKATPVQVLGADNALHHYSKSRSSEAKFGIDMDHKKSHSDVSSFGRDLNNRVNVSGREFGNRNAEGLFDRFSFRKGVEKLCRHPVFQLSRSMKKSADVVFDAPREARQAWV
- the LOC120641524 gene encoding GDSL esterase/lipase At5g41890-like, with protein sequence MTLPRAIYCSSVLIAALLLLVPSSAVVPHALFIFGDSLVDAGNNDYLVTLSKANAPPYGVDFAFSGGEPTGRFTNGMTIADIMGNVKCEFMSNCDCKLDLMSSGTTLSGEALGQKSLAPPYLAPNSSAAMASSGINYGSGSSGIFDDTGSFYIGRIPLRQQIDYFEKTKAQILKTMGEEAATDFFKKALFVIAAGSNDILEYVSPSVPFFGREKPDPSSFQDALVSNLTFYLKRLNELGARKFVVSDVGPLGCIPYVRALEFMPAGECSASANRVTEGYNKKLKRMVERMNQETGPESKFVYTNTYDIVMEIIQNYRQYGFDNALDPCCGGSFPPFLCIGIVNSSSSLCSDRSKYVFWDAFHPTEAANLIVAGKLLDGDADAAFPINVRQLFQYDHK